A genome region from Nitrospira sp. includes the following:
- a CDS encoding shikimate dehydrogenase: MDITTQTQWCGIIGNPVEHSLSPAIHNAAFQKMELDLVYLAFRVEALGDALKGLRALGNARGFSVTIPHKVAAIPFLDEVEPTAKHIGAINTIVVEEGKLKGYNTDASGALRALKEGGALLDGHRVLILGSGGAARAIAFALATGTGIAGLTILGIEEAERQKLVKDLRERAGIPIEDGPLTLDTLRNWVPHVRTLIHCTPVGMSPRVDESCVPTNLFRPELTVMDIVYNPRETKLLQEAKAAGCRTISGLEMFLNQAVLQFELWTKQPAPADVMRQVLESRFG, from the coding sequence ATGGACATCACGACTCAGACACAATGGTGCGGCATCATCGGCAATCCGGTCGAACATTCACTCTCGCCGGCGATTCACAATGCCGCCTTCCAAAAGATGGAGCTGGACCTCGTCTATCTCGCCTTCCGCGTGGAAGCCCTCGGTGACGCGTTGAAAGGCCTGCGGGCGCTGGGGAATGCACGAGGATTCAGCGTGACGATTCCGCACAAAGTGGCGGCGATTCCATTTCTGGATGAGGTGGAGCCGACGGCCAAGCACATCGGCGCGATCAATACCATCGTCGTCGAAGAAGGCAAGCTCAAGGGCTACAACACGGACGCGTCCGGTGCACTCCGCGCGTTGAAGGAAGGCGGAGCACTGCTCGACGGACATCGGGTGTTGATCCTGGGCTCCGGCGGCGCGGCCCGAGCCATTGCGTTTGCACTGGCGACTGGGACGGGCATCGCCGGGCTGACCATACTGGGGATCGAAGAGGCCGAGCGGCAAAAATTGGTGAAGGATTTACGGGAGCGAGCGGGAATTCCGATCGAGGACGGCCCGCTCACGTTGGATACTCTCAGGAACTGGGTGCCGCATGTGCGCACCTTGATTCACTGCACCCCGGTCGGAATGTCACCACGTGTGGATGAGTCCTGCGTGCCGACCAATCTGTTCAGGCCTGAACTGACGGTGATGGATATCGTCTACAATCCGCGTGAGACGAAACTGCTGCAGGAAGCCAAGGCGGCCGGGTGTCGGACCATTTCCGGGTTGGAGATGTTCCTCAACCAAGCCGTGCTGCAGTTTGAACTGTGGACGAAGCAGCCGGCCCCGGCCGACGTGATGCGACAGGTCCTGGAGTCTCGCTTTGGGTAG
- a CDS encoding shikimate kinase — MNLVLIGYRGTGKSTVGKMLARKLGRTVVSTDAEIVKRAQLSVPEIVKQFGWEHFRDLESAVCRDFAARDQLIIDTGGGAILRPENVEALRRTGTLVWLTATVETITRRIGGDTQRPSLTGTKSFTEEIRDVLTERTPKYQAAANHIVPTDGASTGEVAERILRLLSRESAG, encoded by the coding sequence ATGAATCTCGTTTTAATCGGCTACCGAGGCACTGGAAAAAGTACGGTCGGCAAGATGCTGGCGCGCAAGCTCGGCCGCACAGTGGTGTCGACCGATGCCGAAATTGTAAAGCGGGCGCAGCTGTCCGTGCCCGAAATCGTCAAGCAGTTCGGGTGGGAACACTTTCGCGATCTGGAATCCGCCGTGTGCCGTGATTTTGCCGCTCGGGATCAGTTGATCATCGATACCGGCGGCGGCGCCATTTTGCGGCCGGAGAATGTAGAAGCGCTGCGACGAACCGGGACCCTGGTCTGGCTCACCGCGACCGTGGAGACGATCACGCGTCGCATTGGCGGTGACACCCAGCGCCCATCGTTGACGGGCACGAAGTCCTTCACGGAGGAAATTCGGGACGTACTGACCGAACGCACACCCAAGTATCAGGCGGCAGCCAATCACATAGTCCCTACCGATGGGGCCTCGACCGGCGAGGTTGCCGAACGCATTCTGCGGCTACTGTCACGTGAGTCGGCAGGGTGA
- a CDS encoding type II toxin-antitoxin system RelB/DinJ family antitoxin — MRKAAPISRSSRISIRIDVGLKKRAVKIFDRLGLTEAEAIRLFYAQVERHQGIPFPVTVPNATTMTALGETKKPEKLPSFKTFHALRNHTGV, encoded by the coding sequence ATGAGAAAAGCCGCACCCATATCAAGGTCAAGTCGGATTAGCATCCGTATCGACGTAGGGCTCAAGAAGAGAGCCGTGAAGATTTTCGATCGTCTGGGCCTCACTGAAGCCGAAGCCATCCGCCTGTTCTATGCGCAGGTCGAACGCCATCAAGGCATTCCCTTCCCTGTCACCGTTCCAAACGCCACGACCATGACCGCCCTGGGCGAAACGAAGAAGCCGGAGAAGCTCCCTTCCTTTAAGACCTTCCACGCCCTCAGAAACCATACCGGCGTATAA
- a CDS encoding AAA family ATPase, producing MRLESLEVEGFRSFSEKVSLDFSGDVILVNGANGTGKTSILDAVLWGLCGTLPRLKKAQDKVLSLYAKFGYAQVTLTLSNESTGLIRVSRRYDGTQMTLTLQEGNEQLVSRKGENRLLELLWPVALSSEKSFETLANVLTHCVYLQQDLVRGFIESESDIERFQALSELVGAGRITELQKQLESARLAWSRAITQREADVEVTRRQLEQVRQQIDRRGASDSELVSSLADSWQLWWGSVGEIGLAYDAIPPIESAEASVSLDAILRRIQTETAASSRRIATLDALDRDFESLQTAPPRDEEISDAELQLTEVREKWKEVNFKLADAQTKAAEERRRLIDLRESQESLKSLASLALRHLGENCPVCSQAYDELTTRERLERLASGQEMPASEAIEAATVNALSNELSQTQAKLSVAEAHYRQLVEKRNEYLALQQSALRQLASFNITPPEHSPLSATLRSARTSLTERDRRYRDLYSSGEQLSLALSRLSEQLEKGKLQQELTTLERAYQEQKTVYDSYAEVRQTATQMIDALREVGAVAVGSQIKQIEPLLDRIYARIVPHPAFTRTSLFSKYTQGKGRMDVLIEDPVGNVKKQDPLGVLSSSQLNALAFSVFLSFNLATSSIPLEMAVLDDPLQSLDDVNLLGLVDVLRRARGKRQLLISTHDERFSQLLMRKLRPIESNQKTKVITLQSWTRNGPELTSSEVPFQSQRHSILTA from the coding sequence GTGAGACTCGAGTCCCTTGAAGTCGAGGGTTTTCGCTCCTTTTCAGAAAAGGTGTCTCTAGACTTTTCTGGAGACGTGATCTTGGTTAATGGGGCAAATGGAACAGGTAAAACGTCAATATTAGACGCTGTTTTGTGGGGGTTGTGTGGGACCTTGCCGCGCTTAAAGAAGGCTCAGGACAAGGTTCTCTCGCTCTATGCCAAGTTTGGTTATGCACAGGTAACGTTAACTCTGTCGAACGAGTCAACTGGGCTTATACGTGTTAGCAGACGATACGATGGCACACAGATGACTCTCACTCTTCAGGAAGGAAACGAACAGTTAGTTTCCCGAAAAGGCGAGAACCGTTTGCTAGAGCTACTGTGGCCTGTCGCTCTTTCGAGTGAGAAAAGTTTTGAAACATTAGCGAATGTGCTGACGCATTGCGTATATCTCCAGCAAGATCTAGTGCGAGGCTTCATAGAAAGTGAATCAGATATTGAGCGATTCCAGGCTCTAAGTGAGCTAGTGGGAGCAGGTCGTATTACGGAACTTCAGAAGCAGCTTGAAAGCGCACGGCTTGCCTGGAGCCGAGCAATCACCCAGCGTGAGGCCGATGTGGAGGTCACGCGACGACAGTTAGAACAAGTGCGGCAGCAAATCGATAGGCGAGGCGCAAGTGATAGTGAGCTGGTTTCCAGCCTGGCGGACTCGTGGCAGCTTTGGTGGGGAAGTGTTGGTGAAATAGGTTTAGCTTATGATGCTATTCCTCCTATCGAGTCTGCTGAAGCCTCAGTAAGTCTTGACGCGATTCTGCGAAGGATTCAAACGGAGACGGCTGCAAGTTCACGACGGATAGCTACTTTAGATGCTCTTGACCGGGATTTTGAGAGCCTCCAAACGGCTCCTCCTCGCGACGAGGAGATTAGTGATGCCGAGTTGCAGTTGACCGAGGTTAGAGAAAAATGGAAAGAAGTGAATTTTAAGCTCGCAGATGCTCAAACAAAGGCAGCTGAAGAGCGGCGTCGACTCATAGACCTGCGAGAATCCCAGGAAAGCCTTAAATCACTCGCATCTCTAGCCTTGCGCCATCTCGGTGAAAATTGTCCTGTGTGCAGTCAAGCTTATGACGAACTTACAACACGAGAGAGATTGGAGCGATTGGCTAGTGGGCAGGAAATGCCAGCGTCGGAAGCCATAGAGGCAGCTACTGTGAATGCTTTATCTAATGAATTATCGCAGACACAAGCGAAACTCTCGGTTGCGGAGGCGCATTATCGTCAGCTTGTCGAAAAGCGGAACGAGTATTTAGCGCTCCAGCAAAGTGCATTAAGGCAACTGGCGTCCTTCAATATTACACCTCCGGAGCATTCTCCCCTGTCTGCAACTCTTAGGAGCGCTCGAACAAGCCTCACCGAAAGAGACCGTCGTTATAGGGATTTATATTCTTCTGGAGAACAGCTGTCCCTAGCATTGAGCCGCCTGTCAGAGCAGTTGGAAAAAGGCAAGCTTCAGCAGGAGTTGACCACATTAGAAAGGGCATATCAGGAACAGAAGACAGTGTACGATTCTTATGCGGAGGTCAGGCAAACCGCGACTCAAATGATTGATGCGTTGCGAGAGGTTGGTGCGGTGGCGGTTGGATCGCAAATCAAGCAGATAGAGCCACTTTTAGATAGGATTTACGCCAGAATAGTTCCTCATCCCGCCTTCACTCGTACATCTCTGTTCAGCAAATACACTCAAGGTAAAGGCCGAATGGATGTTCTCATTGAGGATCCCGTTGGTAATGTTAAGAAACAAGATCCTCTCGGAGTCCTCAGCAGCTCTCAGTTAAATGCTTTAGCCTTCTCAGTGTTTTTGTCGTTCAATCTGGCCACCTCCTCGATTCCTTTAGAGATGGCCGTACTTGATGATCCGTTGCAAAGTTTAGACGATGTTAACCTTCTCGGTTTAGTGGATGTACTGCGAAGAGCTAGAGGTAAGCGTCAGCTTCTGATCTCCACGCATGATGAGCGTTTTAGCCAGCTGCTCATGCGGAAATTGAGACCTATTGAAAGCAATCAAAAAACAAAGGTTATTACACTTCAATCGTGGACGCGTAACGGCCCTGAACTGACTTCATCAGAAGTGCCATTTCAATCCCAACGCCACAGTATACTCACAGCCTAG
- a CDS encoding restriction endonuclease, protein MADYDFRSLSPHDFELLSRDLLQKWLGVRLESFTTGRDSGIDFRHSSGNDKLIVQSKHYAESGFNALRRALIGESDKLKVLNPSRYIVTTSVGLTPGNKADLLGILTPYCVGPSDILGKDDLNNLLTEYTDIERAHFKLWLTSSIVLERILHAGIFSDSDAHLERIRLRLSRYVPNPSLDRAQEVLHESHFCIVAGIPGIGKTTLAEVLLADLVERQGFAAFRIAHDLSELRPIKNPKSKQVFYFDDFLGKTSLNKLQKNEDQRLVELMAEVAANPNWRFILTTREYILNIAKLQYESFANPPVNFKMCVINLGDYTRKVRAKILYNHIYYSDLPKEYKLALLENCAYENILLHRNYNPRVIDYMTQSTHALGVTPTLYLQEFVDSLHNPTRIWDHAFRYQISEAARSLLFVLTTLSDETTLENLEKAFWSFYQLRQKRFGFSTGPGDWVDSLKGLDGNFIKSRKIGDDVIISFHNPSIRDFMEKFLETSDSDTTDLLRGASFYEQYTTLWTGHRGKRYPAIDRAAIEFVRMLSSNLWGPSARTIHRVNRQGETVGLSSYPPSNESRVHFLINVIDELKLKSATSIVESVLAQMSALWLKGSGDKEDLIRLLQSLTKRGLKEHEAAFTSAQHCLLSDPETDAEFRAAADFYHDYPKAVSHEKCDALRKLFRAFASDHPANSDDDPDWIRGAVTDIEYVGERIGIDVEEYTQKLLERAEEIENDRANVSEPDDDDRDWGGSESSDDDVQSMFEGLESDLNEPRGN, encoded by the coding sequence ATGGCCGACTACGACTTCCGATCTCTCTCACCTCATGATTTCGAGTTGCTGAGCCGTGACCTATTGCAAAAGTGGCTCGGAGTGCGACTCGAAAGCTTTACCACTGGCCGCGATTCCGGCATAGATTTTCGACACAGTTCGGGGAACGATAAATTAATTGTTCAGTCTAAACATTACGCCGAATCCGGTTTCAATGCTCTCCGTCGGGCCCTAATTGGGGAAAGCGACAAACTTAAGGTCCTTAACCCGTCAAGATATATTGTAACCACCTCCGTTGGGTTAACCCCCGGGAACAAAGCTGACTTACTTGGCATTCTCACACCATACTGTGTCGGACCCTCCGATATTCTCGGGAAAGATGACCTGAACAACTTACTAACCGAATACACTGACATTGAGCGCGCACATTTCAAGCTGTGGTTGACCAGTTCGATTGTATTAGAGCGAATTCTTCACGCTGGCATATTCTCCGACTCCGATGCACATCTCGAGCGCATTCGTCTAAGACTTTCTCGCTATGTTCCAAATCCAAGCCTTGACCGAGCGCAGGAAGTACTACATGAATCTCACTTTTGTATCGTAGCAGGAATCCCTGGCATAGGAAAAACCACTCTCGCCGAGGTCCTACTTGCAGATCTCGTAGAGCGGCAGGGATTCGCGGCGTTCCGCATCGCCCATGACCTATCGGAGTTACGTCCCATAAAGAATCCAAAGTCAAAACAGGTTTTTTACTTTGACGACTTCCTTGGGAAAACATCGTTGAATAAGCTTCAGAAGAACGAGGATCAGCGTCTTGTAGAGCTGATGGCTGAGGTAGCAGCGAATCCAAACTGGCGCTTTATTCTAACTACGAGAGAATACATTCTGAACATCGCTAAACTACAGTACGAATCGTTCGCGAACCCTCCGGTAAACTTCAAGATGTGTGTGATAAACCTTGGCGATTACACAAGGAAGGTGCGAGCAAAGATTCTATACAACCACATTTATTATTCTGATTTGCCTAAAGAATACAAACTTGCTCTGCTGGAAAATTGCGCCTACGAAAATATTCTTCTCCATCGTAATTACAATCCGAGAGTAATCGACTACATGACACAGAGCACACATGCTCTCGGAGTGACTCCCACTCTATACCTTCAAGAGTTTGTCGATAGCCTGCACAATCCGACAAGAATATGGGACCACGCATTTCGTTATCAGATATCAGAAGCCGCGAGAAGCTTACTGTTTGTGCTAACAACACTTTCTGATGAAACAACTTTAGAGAACCTTGAAAAGGCCTTTTGGTCTTTTTATCAGCTTCGGCAGAAACGTTTCGGCTTTTCGACTGGACCAGGAGATTGGGTTGATTCGCTCAAGGGGCTTGACGGCAATTTTATCAAGAGTAGAAAAATTGGAGATGACGTTATTATCTCATTTCACAACCCATCAATTCGGGACTTCATGGAGAAATTCCTGGAGACCTCGGATTCTGACACTACAGACCTCCTGCGTGGGGCCTCATTCTATGAGCAGTACACAACACTCTGGACAGGCCATCGGGGCAAACGATATCCAGCAATTGATCGTGCAGCAATCGAATTTGTACGAATGCTATCTAGCAACCTATGGGGACCGAGCGCGAGGACAATCCATAGGGTAAACCGGCAGGGTGAAACAGTGGGCCTCTCCTCTTACCCACCATCCAATGAAAGCCGGGTCCATTTTTTGATAAATGTCATAGACGAACTGAAACTTAAAAGCGCTACGTCCATCGTTGAATCGGTGCTTGCTCAGATGAGTGCGCTATGGCTAAAGGGGTCGGGTGACAAGGAGGATTTGATCCGTCTTTTGCAAAGTCTAACTAAACGAGGACTTAAAGAGCATGAAGCAGCTTTTACCTCTGCGCAGCACTGTTTATTATCGGACCCAGAGACGGATGCAGAGTTTCGGGCTGCAGCTGATTTTTATCATGACTACCCTAAAGCGGTTTCGCATGAGAAATGTGACGCTTTGAGAAAGCTGTTTAGAGCATTTGCATCAGATCATCCTGCAAATAGTGATGACGATCCGGATTGGATTCGAGGTGCCGTAACAGACATCGAATATGTCGGCGAAAGAATCGGCATAGACGTAGAAGAGTACACTCAAAAGCTCTTAGAGCGTGCCGAGGAGATTGAAAACGATCGTGCCAACGTTTCAGAGCCCGATGATGACGATAGAGACTGGGGAGGGTCCGAATCCAGTGATGATGACGTTCAGAGCATGTTCGAGGGACTAGAAAGCGACCTGAACGAGCCTCGAGGGAATTAG
- a CDS encoding OmpA family protein, with protein sequence MKHRGASQLMVGGMAMVLLAAPGCSNMKWFQSGSDEQSQSASSRSGDGSANQNGVASEQGDQYPSLGRQDNLSEPEGGRLRGFSPLVNGQISGEERLSRSPIGNMLRPVDGSDSSEKWYTEIRREEAAAMEAGLKDVFYGYDRYSVADNGGGEALTTNADWLKENPTALLKISGHCDERGTHDYNLVLGEKRAKAAKSYLVDLGVNATQVAVVSYGKDRPFCAEHDEACHQQNRRGHMLLRK encoded by the coding sequence ATGAAGCACCGTGGCGCATCGCAACTGATGGTGGGCGGAATGGCAATGGTTCTGTTAGCGGCACCGGGCTGTAGCAATATGAAGTGGTTTCAGTCGGGCTCCGATGAGCAGTCCCAGTCGGCGTCGAGCCGTTCCGGCGATGGATCTGCGAACCAGAACGGTGTCGCGAGTGAGCAGGGTGACCAGTACCCTTCCCTTGGACGACAAGATAATTTGTCTGAGCCGGAGGGGGGGCGGTTGCGGGGGTTTTCGCCTCTGGTGAACGGGCAGATTTCCGGGGAGGAACGGCTGAGCCGGAGCCCTATCGGGAATATGCTGAGGCCGGTCGATGGTAGTGACAGCAGTGAGAAATGGTATACCGAAATTCGCCGCGAGGAAGCGGCGGCGATGGAAGCCGGACTGAAAGACGTCTTCTATGGTTATGACCGATACAGCGTGGCAGACAATGGCGGAGGCGAGGCACTGACCACCAATGCCGACTGGCTGAAGGAGAACCCCACGGCGCTCCTCAAGATCTCCGGGCATTGCGATGAGCGCGGCACCCATGATTACAATTTGGTACTGGGTGAAAAACGCGCCAAGGCGGCCAAGAGTTACCTGGTCGATCTGGGGGTCAATGCGACGCAAGTGGCGGTTGTGTCCTATGGCAAGGATCGCCCCTTCTGTGCCGAGCACGACGAGGCCTGCCATCAACAGAATCGGCGCGGCCACATGCTGCTCCGTAAATAG
- a CDS encoding DUF3422 family protein: protein MADSRPSGFLNRIHQSNKQYLPQWLGVPAHIHHVAYRMANPPVERPNSRREFQHLLQALEISEGAVEERFGYGFKVAANGDRLVVVWEAHTEYYSYQVWHVVRDPSAPLDFGPITFPGYMMPLSPLGIRVNALDLLFLPQELPLEGELPARLPGAMVYGSRILGDDIVAVTSFTPDEFDRERYLICSTSEQALRQQVAKIVDTIVAIENYYHLVMLPMKAFSRAVDQIHDYEQRHLYQRAVLIEQLGGTTPPTMQKWLTVLTQDLLQVSRLAESMRYRLSASVPYDRIVQSNLVALQERPYPPFRQISEYVSWKITGVTEGYQQLLRRIDAMEKDFEATVAVLRTHIELRLQEQNIQLQDQNMKLLISVDSTTRAQAILQRTVESLSVIVITYYLTGLGSYVLKACYEMGWLKNANVATAIFVPIAFATSFTLMTVGRKIIVKRMANSAKDSSAH from the coding sequence GTGGCAGATTCCCGACCGTCGGGATTTCTGAACCGGATCCATCAATCCAATAAACAGTACCTTCCGCAATGGCTCGGTGTTCCGGCGCACATTCACCATGTGGCGTATCGGATGGCGAACCCGCCGGTGGAACGCCCCAATAGTCGTCGGGAGTTCCAGCATCTTCTGCAGGCCTTGGAGATTTCCGAGGGCGCCGTGGAAGAGCGCTTTGGCTACGGGTTTAAAGTTGCGGCCAATGGGGACCGTCTCGTCGTCGTGTGGGAAGCTCACACGGAGTATTATAGCTACCAGGTGTGGCATGTCGTTCGCGACCCCAGCGCCCCGCTTGATTTCGGGCCGATTACCTTTCCTGGCTACATGATGCCGCTGTCCCCCCTCGGCATCCGCGTGAATGCGCTCGATCTGCTGTTCCTGCCGCAAGAGCTTCCCCTTGAAGGAGAGCTTCCTGCGAGGCTTCCCGGTGCGATGGTGTACGGCAGCCGCATTTTGGGCGACGACATCGTGGCCGTCACGAGTTTTACCCCCGATGAATTCGACCGCGAACGGTATCTTATCTGTTCGACCTCCGAACAAGCGTTGCGACAACAAGTGGCGAAGATTGTGGATACGATCGTCGCCATTGAAAACTACTACCACCTGGTGATGTTGCCGATGAAGGCGTTTTCGCGCGCCGTCGATCAAATTCATGACTATGAGCAGCGCCACCTCTATCAACGGGCCGTCTTGATCGAGCAGCTCGGTGGGACGACCCCGCCGACCATGCAGAAATGGCTGACGGTCCTGACTCAGGACCTGTTGCAGGTGAGTCGCTTGGCGGAGTCGATGCGGTACCGGCTGTCCGCCTCGGTGCCCTATGACCGTATCGTGCAGAGCAACCTGGTGGCGTTGCAAGAGCGGCCCTACCCGCCGTTTCGCCAGATTTCAGAGTATGTGAGTTGGAAGATTACCGGGGTCACGGAAGGTTATCAGCAGCTGCTCCGGCGTATCGACGCGATGGAGAAGGATTTCGAGGCGACGGTGGCCGTGCTTCGAACGCACATCGAATTGCGATTGCAGGAGCAGAATATTCAATTGCAGGATCAGAACATGAAGTTGCTGATCAGTGTGGATTCCACCACGCGGGCTCAGGCGATCCTGCAGCGCACGGTCGAAAGTCTCTCCGTGATCGTGATCACCTACTACTTGACGGGATTGGGCAGTTACGTGTTAAAGGCCTGTTATGAGATGGGGTGGCTCAAGAATGCCAATGTCGCGACCGCGATCTTTGTCCCGATTGCGTTCGCCACGTCGTTCACGCTGATGACCGTGGGCCGGAAGATTATCGTCAAACGGATGGCGAATTCCGCGAAGGATTCGTCCGCGCACTGA
- a CDS encoding PilZ domain-containing protein, with amino-acid sequence MNTNLRSSARIPVTYRVHLLGDSMIGQGTLLNLSGPGCALETTLPMQPGDYLELHVMAPDQARPLTVGLAKVRWATEQQAGIEFIRIQCDHQSRLQRLLEQMLEDHQMMCRLIGPIATGREAQEVEISARTNPSRNSPSV; translated from the coding sequence ATGAACACGAATCTGCGTTCATCTGCCCGGATCCCCGTCACCTATCGTGTCCACCTGTTGGGTGATTCGATGATCGGCCAAGGCACCTTGCTCAACCTCTCCGGACCTGGGTGCGCGCTTGAGACCACGCTGCCGATGCAACCGGGCGACTACCTCGAACTACATGTGATGGCGCCGGACCAGGCACGACCGCTCACCGTGGGACTGGCGAAGGTGCGATGGGCCACTGAGCAGCAAGCTGGAATTGAGTTTATCCGTATCCAGTGTGATCACCAGAGCCGCCTGCAGCGCTTGCTCGAACAGATGCTTGAAGATCACCAGATGATGTGTCGACTGATCGGGCCGATAGCGACTGGACGGGAAGCGCAGGAGGTGGAGATCAGTGCGCGGACGAATCCTTCGCGGAATTCGCCATCCGTTTGA
- a CDS encoding PilZ domain-containing protein, which translates to MERRDSPRYEIEVPLIFSGKAVAGGGLITSLSQEGCHVVSEESLAARARLALQIEFPPPYEPMTVEVAEVRWTDATGFGLEFVHVHDEEKTRLQRYIDWLKRTQNN; encoded by the coding sequence GTGGAGCGTCGCGATAGTCCCCGCTATGAAATCGAGGTACCGTTAATTTTTTCGGGTAAGGCGGTTGCCGGGGGTGGGTTGATCACCAGCCTGTCCCAAGAAGGGTGCCATGTCGTGAGTGAGGAATCGCTCGCCGCGCGCGCACGCTTGGCTCTCCAGATCGAGTTTCCGCCTCCGTATGAGCCGATGACCGTTGAGGTGGCCGAGGTACGCTGGACGGACGCCACGGGTTTTGGTCTCGAGTTTGTTCATGTGCATGACGAGGAGAAAACGAGGCTGCAGCGGTATATCGATTGGCTCAAGCGGACGCAGAACAATTGA
- a CDS encoding energy transducer TonB: protein MLALVTDVGHVSGTTPQLTPRDLQIEMSAESLVGSLPANRGLTVSVHISTSPVLQDTPLVAVFEMPSSAPHTVPLEIDHARHRYSATVNLGRLSGTMGTPLKATALQVLIGHQQGSHVEALVHRTVVVTLATPGYADHRSSHADLANHIAQGSGPTRNQPTELALLDGAVEEEELVGTRALPRQEGYWKMLQRLIRKCMTEGGTARVSKDAARMSGIGFRLYANGEAQLIEVERSSGNVAFDQAAVLAVVNAHPFPPFPPGTKDTQVDVHVDIPALSR, encoded by the coding sequence ATGCTCGCCCTGGTGACCGATGTCGGACACGTCAGCGGCACCACCCCGCAACTCACGCCACGGGATCTGCAGATTGAGATGTCGGCAGAGAGTCTCGTCGGATCACTGCCGGCCAATCGGGGCCTCACCGTCTCGGTTCATATCTCGACATCGCCGGTTCTGCAAGACACCCCGCTGGTGGCCGTCTTTGAAATGCCCTCCTCGGCTCCGCACACCGTTCCCTTGGAAATCGATCATGCCCGGCACCGGTATTCGGCCACCGTGAACCTAGGCCGGTTGTCGGGCACCATGGGAACGCCCCTGAAGGCGACGGCCCTTCAAGTCCTCATCGGCCATCAGCAGGGGTCACACGTGGAAGCCCTCGTACATCGTACCGTTGTGGTCACCCTCGCGACTCCGGGATATGCCGACCACCGTTCCAGTCACGCTGATCTCGCCAACCACATCGCCCAGGGCTCAGGACCGACCCGAAACCAGCCCACGGAACTGGCGCTGCTGGACGGAGCTGTAGAGGAAGAGGAGTTAGTCGGAACCAGAGCACTGCCGCGGCAGGAAGGGTATTGGAAAATGCTGCAGCGGCTCATCCGTAAATGCATGACAGAGGGAGGAACCGCTCGAGTCAGCAAAGATGCCGCGCGCATGTCAGGCATCGGCTTCCGCCTCTATGCCAACGGCGAGGCCCAGCTGATCGAAGTCGAACGGAGCTCCGGAAATGTGGCATTCGATCAGGCAGCGGTGCTGGCCGTCGTGAATGCCCATCCATTTCCGCCGTTTCCCCCCGGCACCAAGGACACGCAGGTTGACGTGCATGTCGATATCCCTGCCCTCTCCCGCTGA